One window of the Hyperolius riggenbachi isolate aHypRig1 chromosome 5, aHypRig1.pri, whole genome shotgun sequence genome contains the following:
- the LOC137519368 gene encoding zinc finger protein 300-like, with protein MCFVGKCFAQKSQLLTHERFNIGEKPLPCSEWGNCFGHKSNLVIHERSHTVREMFGHKSNIVIHETSPSGEKPNTCSECGKCFAQKSQLVTHERSHTGIHVLSKSKLVTHEKFNIGEKPLACSECGKCFAQKTELVKHMRSHTDEMIIHVLSGRSHTDEKPFPCAECGKCLNQMWDNFGYKSNLVIHERSHTGEKPSSGAEYGKCYAQKFKLFPCAG; from the exons atgtgctttgtggggaaatgttttgcacagaaatcccaaCTTCTCACACATGAAAGATTTAACATTGGTGAGAAGCCCTTACCATGTTCTGAGTGGGGGAACTGTTTTGGTCATAAATcaaaccttgtcatacatgagagatctcatactg TGCGGGAAATGTTTGGTCATAAATCAAACATTGTCATACATGAGACATCTCCCTCTGGTGAGAAGCCCAatacatgttctgagtgtggaaaatgcttTGCCCAAAAATCCcaacttgtcacacatgagagatctcacactggcattcatgttctgagt aaatccaaacTTGTCACACATGAAAAATTTAACATTGGTGAAAAGCCCTtagcatgttctgagtgtgggaaatgttttgcacaaaaAACAGAGCTTGTCAAACATATGAGATCACACACTGATGAGATgattattcatgttctgagtggg agatctcacactgatgaAAAGCCCtttccatgtgctgagtgtgggaaatgtttaaaTCAGA tgtgggacaaTTTTGGTTATAAATcaaaccttgtcatacatgagagatctcacactggtgagaagcccagtTCAGGTGCTGAGTATGGGAAATGTTATGCACAGAAATTTAAGCTCTTTCCATGTGCTGGATAA
- the LOC137519367 gene encoding oocyte zinc finger protein XlCOF6.1-like → MTHLTGEKPFACTERGKSFAQELVLVLHGRFYAVNKPSSCSECGKCVVNKSLLVRYERSPTEIRPKHKRSHIEEKRDPCAVCGNYFVQKSKLARLEKYNTTPCAEFGECFAQKSELVKHMRSHIVEKTCSCSECEKCFGHKSNLVIHERSPTCDKLFPCVECGKCLN, encoded by the exons ATGACACAtctcactggtgaaaagccatttgCATGTACTGAGCGTGGGAAATCTTTTGCACAAGAATTAGTGCTTGTTTTACATGGCcgcttttatgctgtaaataagccCTCttcctgttctgagtgtgggaaatgtgttgTGAATAAATCACTGCTTGTTAGATATGAGAGGTCTCCCACTG AAATCCGACCTAAACATAAGAGATCACACATTGAGGAGAAGCGTGAtccatgtgctgtgtgtgggaattattttgtacaaaaatcaaaaCTTGCCAGACTTGAAAAATATAACACTA CCCCATGTGCTGAGTTTGGGGAATGTTTTGCACAAAAATCAGAGCTTGTGAAACATATGAGATCACACATTGTTGAGAAGACctgttcatgttctgagtgtgagaaatgttttggtcataaatcaaaccttgtcatacatgagagatctcccaCTTGTGATAAGCTCTTTccatgtgttgagtgtgggaaatgtttaaaTTAG